A single window of Priestia filamentosa DNA harbors:
- a CDS encoding DinB family protein, which produces MYVTIADFIREWNKEALLTQKVLDGLTDHSLKQQVYPEGRTLGRIAWHFTTNIPEYLAHFGLKIDGLEKAGNVPTSAKEIAETFKNVSSYASKIIEEQWTDESLEHIQEAFGRQESNAMILMGLIKHIVHHRGQVTVLMRQAGLKPFGVYGPPKEDWLHLGVENPPL; this is translated from the coding sequence ATGTATGTAACGATTGCAGACTTTATTAGAGAGTGGAACAAAGAAGCCTTATTAACTCAAAAGGTTTTAGATGGTTTGACAGACCATTCGTTAAAACAACAAGTTTATCCAGAAGGTCGTACATTAGGAAGAATTGCGTGGCATTTCACAACAAATATTCCAGAATACTTAGCTCATTTCGGGTTAAAAATAGATGGGTTGGAAAAGGCAGGAAATGTCCCAACTTCCGCCAAAGAAATCGCTGAAACCTTTAAAAATGTAAGTTCTTATGCCTCCAAAATCATTGAAGAACAGTGGACAGATGAATCACTAGAACATATACAAGAAGCGTTCGGAAGACAGGAATCAAACGCTATGATTTTAATGGGATTAATTAAGCATATTGTTCATCATCGCGGACAAGTTACGGTTTTAATGCGTCAAGCAGGGCTAAAACCTTTTGGGGTTTATGGACCACCAAAAGAAGATTGGCTTCATTTAGGTGTGGAAAATCCACCGCTTTAA
- a CDS encoding Gfo/Idh/MocA family protein — protein sequence MGEFERHSTFFSGFLNSHYLREKDKHIYKKETPLYKFNIIGAGMIGHEHIKATMLEGRATVHGIYDPNQKSVKEALHMIEESFPGHVVHVYDDLKAACEDSDVDGLIICTPNYTHKEIVEEAMKSGKHILLEKPMATTLKDAWIIQQWAESYQNVFQIGLQYRYKALYQEALYEARERNSIGNIKTMTMTEHRLPFLDKVEQWNKFSELSGGTLIEKCCHYFDLLNLFANAKPFSIYATGGNAINFKDFQYEGKKADILDHANVIIIYENGIHASFNLCMFSPLFHEDLTLCGDRGRLYGYENEDFLPYHKPSTHLEVLCGESAPAKITNPCYPETIQNSGHNGGTYYEHRAFVDAIAGEKTKAATPAEGFWSIAVASAADESIQSGKVVNMREFLDRQLS from the coding sequence ATGGGGGAATTTGAACGTCATAGCACCTTTTTTTCGGGTTTTCTAAACAGCCACTATTTGCGTGAAAAAGACAAACATATTTATAAAAAAGAAACACCTCTTTATAAGTTTAACATTATTGGTGCCGGGATGATTGGCCATGAGCATATTAAAGCAACGATGTTAGAAGGACGAGCTACAGTTCACGGCATATATGATCCTAATCAAAAAAGTGTTAAAGAAGCGCTTCATATGATTGAGGAAAGCTTTCCGGGTCATGTTGTCCATGTTTATGATGATTTGAAAGCAGCGTGCGAAGATTCTGATGTTGATGGACTCATTATTTGCACCCCAAATTATACACATAAAGAAATTGTGGAAGAAGCAATGAAATCTGGAAAACATATTTTACTTGAGAAACCAATGGCAACTACGCTGAAAGATGCATGGATCATTCAACAATGGGCTGAGTCTTATCAGAACGTTTTTCAAATTGGTTTGCAATATCGCTACAAAGCGCTTTACCAAGAAGCCCTTTATGAGGCAAGAGAGCGCAACTCAATTGGAAATATAAAAACGATGACGATGACAGAACACCGCCTTCCTTTCTTAGATAAAGTCGAGCAGTGGAATAAATTTTCAGAACTTTCAGGCGGAACTCTTATTGAAAAATGCTGCCATTACTTTGATTTATTAAATCTATTTGCAAATGCTAAACCCTTTTCTATTTATGCAACAGGTGGAAACGCTATCAATTTTAAAGACTTTCAATATGAAGGAAAGAAAGCTGATATATTAGATCATGCAAACGTCATCATTATTTATGAAAATGGAATACATGCTTCTTTTAATTTGTGCATGTTCTCCCCCCTTTTTCATGAAGATTTAACGCTGTGCGGAGACCGAGGAAGACTATATGGATATGAAAATGAAGATTTTCTTCCATATCATAAACCATCTACACATTTAGAAGTGCTTTGTGGAGAAAGTGCTCCTGCCAAAATTACTAATCCATGCTATCCTGAAACCATTCAAAATAGCGGTCATAATGGTGGAACGTACTATGAACATAGGGCGTTTGTTGATGCGATTGCTGGAGAAAAAACAAAAGCAGCCACTCCTGCTGAAGGATTTTGGTCTATTGCAGTCGCAAGTGCTGCTGATGAGTCGATCCAAAGCGGAAAAGTTGTAAATATGCGCGAATTTCTCGATAGACAACTTTCTTAA
- a CDS encoding LCP family protein gives MIEKVVKSTLERTRNRKRRRRPRWGRIILALILLIVVAGGIYSFIQYKIGLSEAQDGSFAKDGELYDFNGSLPNNGKMNVLLLGSDSRGEDHARTDSILIAHYDQDTKQPKIVSLMRDMYVDVPGHGKQKLNSAFAFGGPELLRKTIEENFGVDINYYAVVDFQGFPKVVDAIAPDGITVTVEEEMSSGIGMTLHEGKQTLHGDKLLGYVRFRHDSLSDFGRVQRQQEVLTKLKKEAASIGSVFKLPKLLGLTDPYVDTNIDQKTLLLLGKDFATGSTKEVKTLRLPLDGTFENAREDVGSVLSIDKEENKKALQEFLN, from the coding sequence ATGATAGAGAAAGTGGTGAAAAGCACATTGGAAAGAACAAGAAATAGAAAAAGAAGACGTCGACCAAGATGGGGCCGCATTATTCTAGCGCTTATCCTTCTTATAGTTGTTGCTGGAGGAATTTACAGCTTTATTCAATATAAAATAGGACTCTCTGAAGCTCAGGATGGAAGTTTCGCAAAAGACGGAGAGCTTTATGACTTTAATGGTTCACTTCCTAACAACGGAAAAATGAATGTCCTTTTGCTTGGAAGTGATTCACGAGGTGAAGACCACGCTCGTACAGATTCCATCCTTATTGCACACTATGATCAAGACACAAAACAACCTAAAATCGTTTCCCTTATGAGAGACATGTATGTTGACGTTCCAGGACACGGGAAACAAAAATTAAATTCTGCCTTTGCTTTTGGCGGCCCTGAGCTTTTACGTAAAACAATTGAAGAAAACTTCGGCGTTGATATTAACTACTACGCTGTCGTAGACTTTCAAGGCTTCCCAAAAGTCGTGGATGCGATTGCTCCAGACGGTATTACTGTAACAGTTGAAGAAGAAATGTCTTCTGGTATTGGTATGACTCTTCATGAAGGAAAACAAACATTACATGGTGACAAACTTCTTGGCTATGTTCGCTTCCGCCACGATAGTTTAAGTGACTTTGGACGCGTTCAACGTCAGCAAGAAGTGCTAACAAAACTGAAAAAAGAAGCCGCAAGCATCGGCAGTGTCTTCAAACTTCCAAAATTGCTCGGTCTTACAGATCCGTATGTTGATACAAACATTGATCAAAAAACACTTCTACTCCTTGGAAAAGACTTTGCTACAGGAAGTACAAAGGAAGTTAAAACACTTCGCCTCCCTCTTGACGGTACATTTGAAAATGCCCGTGAAGACGTTGGATCTGTGTTAAGTATTGATAAAGAAGAAAATAAAAAAGCTCTACAAGAGTTTCTTAACTAA
- the lexA gene encoding transcriptional repressor LexA has translation MTKLSKRQQQILSHIKECVKLKGYPPSVREIGEAVGLASSSTVHGHLARLESKGLIRRDPTKPRAIEILDLDQTNDVQKNNVINVPVIGKVTAGQPITAIENIEEYFPLPDKYAAPDEHVFMLEIVGDSMIEAGILNGDMVIVRQQQTASNGDIVVAMTEENEATVKRFFKEENYIRLQPENATMAPIILNNVSILGKVIGVYRSIH, from the coding sequence ATGACAAAGTTATCGAAGAGACAGCAACAGATTTTGAGTCATATAAAAGAATGTGTAAAACTTAAAGGATATCCCCCGTCAGTACGCGAAATTGGTGAAGCAGTCGGACTTGCATCAAGCTCAACGGTTCACGGGCACTTAGCTCGCCTTGAAAGCAAAGGATTAATTCGACGTGACCCTACAAAACCGCGTGCAATCGAGATTCTGGACTTAGATCAAACAAACGATGTTCAAAAAAATAATGTTATTAATGTTCCGGTTATTGGTAAAGTAACAGCAGGACAGCCTATTACAGCGATAGAGAACATTGAAGAATATTTTCCGTTACCTGATAAATATGCAGCTCCTGATGAGCACGTATTTATGCTTGAAATTGTGGGAGATAGTATGATTGAAGCTGGAATTCTAAATGGCGATATGGTAATTGTGAGACAACAGCAAACAGCGAGCAACGGCGATATTGTTGTTGCTATGACAGAAGAAAATGAAGCAACAGTAAAACGTTTCTTTAAAGAAGAAAACTATATTCGTTTACAACCTGAAAACGCGACAATGGCTCCTATTATTTTGAACAATGTTTCAATTTTAGGAAAAGTTATTGGCGTATATCGCTCGATTCATTAG
- the yneA gene encoding cell division suppressor protein YneA encodes MKKRTNSLTYYVTFFAGLALFSFIILNVSKEPELDQYAIVTVKAGDTLWGLANEYQGNHQLSTVDFIDWVEKQNNIEKKDLKEGEEIYIPVLKEKLNNALVAKTQ; translated from the coding sequence ATGAAAAAGAGGACTAATTCACTTACATACTATGTCACATTTTTTGCAGGACTTGCACTTTTTTCATTTATTATATTGAACGTGTCAAAAGAGCCAGAGCTTGATCAATATGCCATTGTTACCGTTAAAGCAGGCGATACGCTTTGGGGATTAGCGAACGAGTATCAAGGGAATCATCAGCTTTCAACCGTTGATTTTATAGATTGGGTCGAGAAGCAGAACAATATAGAGAAGAAAGACCTTAAAGAAGGCGAAGAAATTTATATTCCAGTTTTAAAAGAAAAACTAAACAATGCGCTTGTTGCTAAAACACAGTAA
- a CDS encoding YneB family resolvase-like protein: MRAIIYCRVSTEKESQTTSLIRQREELEELAKKHGFEIIKVIEERHSGYDVERDGIIEALTLFQEGKGDVLLVQDDTRLGRGNSKVALMHELKKAGAKVYTLNEQGELYLSESDTMVLNILAAVEEYQRQIVRFKIKRGMKRAVENGYKPELNLKNRTSGGRDKKEVPIEDIIRLRAKKLTFYDIALTLRGLGYDVSKATVHRRYQEHMKEQEENEKMDIEIE; encoded by the coding sequence ATGAGAGCGATTATTTATTGTCGGGTAAGCACGGAAAAAGAAAGTCAAACAACATCATTAATAAGGCAAAGGGAAGAGTTAGAAGAGCTTGCTAAAAAGCACGGTTTTGAAATTATAAAAGTTATTGAAGAGCGTCATAGTGGATATGACGTTGAACGTGATGGAATTATTGAAGCACTTACTCTTTTTCAAGAAGGAAAAGGAGATGTGCTTCTTGTACAGGATGATACAAGACTTGGACGTGGCAACAGTAAAGTAGCGCTTATGCATGAACTGAAAAAAGCGGGTGCTAAAGTTTACACGTTGAATGAACAAGGTGAGCTTTATTTATCTGAAAGTGACACAATGGTTTTAAATATTTTAGCTGCTGTTGAAGAATATCAGCGCCAAATTGTTCGTTTTAAAATTAAGCGGGGAATGAAGAGAGCTGTAGAAAACGGATATAAACCTGAACTAAACTTAAAAAATAGAACAAGCGGTGGACGAGACAAAAAAGAAGTTCCGATTGAAGACATTATAAGACTTCGCGCTAAAAAGCTGACGTTTTATGATATTGCTTTAACGCTAAGAGGATTAGGGTATGATGTTAGCAAAGCAACAGTTCACCGTCGCTATCAGGAACATATGAAAGAACAAGAAGAGAATGAAAAAATGGACATTGAAATAGAATAA
- a CDS encoding DUF896 domain-containing protein, translating to MLSKDKIARINELANKAKTEGLTEKEASEQKNLRQEYLQTFRKSMTNSLHSVKIVDPEGNDVTPKKLKESQKRNKLN from the coding sequence ATGTTATCAAAAGATAAAATTGCTCGAATTAATGAGCTTGCAAACAAAGCAAAAACAGAAGGTTTAACAGAAAAAGAAGCTTCTGAACAAAAAAATTTACGACAAGAATATTTACAAACTTTTCGTAAATCAATGACCAATTCCTTACATTCGGTCAAAATTGTCGATCCAGAAGGCAATGATGTTACACCGAAAAAGTTAAAAGAGAGTCAAAAACGTAACAAATTAAATTAA
- the tkt gene encoding transketolase — translation MSQRIEDLSITTIRTLSIDAIEKANSGHPGMPMGAAPMAYALWTKFMNHNPKNPEWFNRDRFVLSAGHGSMLLYSLLHLSGYDLSMDEIKNFRQWGSKTPGHPEYRHTAGVEATTGPLGQGIAMAVGMAMGERHLAATYNKENFDIVNHYTYSICGDGDLMEGVASEAASLAAHLQLGRLIVLYDSNDISLDGELDRSFSENVEGRFNAYGWQVIRVEDGNNIEEINAAIEEAQKDTKRPTLIEVKTVIGYGSPNKSGTSGVHGAPLGEDEMKLTKEAYKWTFEQDFHVPDEVYEHFESTIVQKGQESEEKWNKLFAEYKEQHGELAEQFEKALKGEVDVDWNSILPSFEAGKEVATRASSGDVLNAIAENIPSFFGGSADLAGSNKTSIKKSGDFTAEDYSGRNIWFGVREFAMGAALNGLALHGGLKPFGGTFFVFSDYLRPAIRLSALMGTPVTYVFTHDSIAVGEDGPTHEPVEQLASFRAMPHLSVLRPADAMEVGAAWRLAIESTDQPTMLVLTRQGLPTLDITHEEAYEGVSKGAYVVSPAQKETADALLLASGSEVGLAMKAQEELKKDNIDVAVVSIPSFDRFEAQSADYKESVLPSAVTKRLGIEMGSSFGWHKYVGGEGEVLAIDGFGASGPGEKVLEEYGFSTENVVARVKNLLNA, via the coding sequence ATGTCACAACGTATTGAAGATTTATCAATTACTACTATTCGCACACTTTCTATTGATGCAATTGAGAAAGCAAACTCAGGACATCCTGGAATGCCAATGGGCGCAGCTCCAATGGCATATGCTTTATGGACAAAATTTATGAATCATAATCCGAAAAACCCTGAATGGTTTAACCGCGATCGTTTCGTGTTATCAGCGGGTCACGGATCAATGCTTCTGTATAGCCTTCTACACCTTTCAGGCTATGATCTATCAATGGACGAAATCAAAAACTTCCGTCAATGGGGAAGTAAAACACCTGGACATCCAGAATACCGTCATACAGCTGGTGTTGAAGCAACAACAGGTCCATTAGGACAAGGTATCGCAATGGCTGTAGGTATGGCTATGGGTGAAAGACATTTAGCAGCAACTTACAACAAAGAGAACTTTGACATCGTAAACCACTATACATATTCAATTTGTGGAGACGGAGACCTTATGGAAGGGGTTGCAAGCGAAGCTGCTTCACTTGCTGCACACTTACAACTTGGTCGTCTTATCGTTCTTTATGATTCAAATGATATCTCATTAGATGGTGAACTTGATCGTTCATTCTCTGAAAACGTAGAAGGTCGTTTCAACGCATATGGATGGCAAGTTATCCGTGTTGAAGACGGAAACAACATTGAAGAAATTAATGCGGCGATTGAAGAAGCACAAAAAGATACAAAACGTCCAACATTAATTGAAGTGAAAACAGTAATTGGTTATGGTTCTCCGAACAAGTCTGGTACCTCAGGTGTTCACGGTGCACCACTTGGTGAAGACGAAATGAAGTTAACAAAAGAAGCTTATAAATGGACATTTGAACAAGATTTCCACGTGCCTGATGAAGTGTACGAGCATTTTGAAAGCACAATTGTTCAAAAAGGACAAGAAAGCGAAGAAAAATGGAACAAGCTTTTTGCAGAATACAAAGAGCAGCATGGCGAGCTTGCTGAGCAGTTCGAAAAAGCTTTAAAAGGCGAAGTAGATGTAGACTGGAACAGCATTTTACCAAGCTTTGAGGCTGGTAAAGAAGTTGCAACACGTGCATCTTCAGGAGACGTGTTAAACGCGATTGCTGAAAACATTCCATCTTTCTTCGGCGGCTCTGCTGATTTAGCTGGTTCAAATAAAACATCAATTAAAAAATCTGGTGACTTTACAGCAGAAGACTACAGCGGACGTAATATTTGGTTCGGTGTTCGTGAATTTGCGATGGGAGCAGCTTTAAATGGTTTAGCTTTACATGGCGGTTTAAAACCATTTGGCGGTACGTTCTTCGTATTCTCTGACTACCTTCGTCCAGCAATTCGTCTTTCAGCTTTAATGGGAACACCTGTAACATACGTGTTCACACATGATAGCATTGCTGTTGGTGAAGATGGTCCAACACATGAGCCTGTTGAACAACTTGCATCATTCCGTGCAATGCCTCATCTTTCTGTATTGCGTCCAGCAGATGCAATGGAAGTTGGAGCAGCATGGCGCTTAGCAATTGAATCTACTGATCAACCAACAATGCTTGTGCTTACTCGTCAAGGTTTGCCAACGCTTGATATTACGCACGAAGAAGCATACGAAGGCGTTTCAAAAGGTGCTTACGTCGTTTCTCCTGCACAAAAAGAAACAGCAGATGCACTTTTACTTGCGTCAGGTTCTGAAGTAGGTTTGGCTATGAAGGCACAAGAAGAGCTTAAAAAAGACAATATCGATGTTGCAGTTGTTAGCATTCCATCATTTGATCGTTTTGAAGCTCAATCAGCTGACTATAAAGAAAGCGTACTTCCAAGCGCTGTAACAAAACGTCTTGGTATTGAAATGGGATCTTCATTCGGCTGGCATAAATATGTAGGCGGAGAAGGCGAAGTCCTAGCAATTGACGGTTTCGGTGCTTCTGGCCCAGGAGAAAAAGTATTAGAAGAATACGGCTTCTCTACTGAAAATGTTGTAGCTCGCGTGAAAAATTTACTAAACGCATAA
- the sirA gene encoding sporulation inhibitor of replication protein SirA encodes MRTYELYSIKEPFWAHYGARPEMIGGLLKEFKYKEHVYYKEIEKQVRYITNLVPVLEVREYLRDGFAGLPRFRVFMRGSLLVCQQNGSEAALCMNDHLMILHANGPYKIEHLVLKLLATYDSRYFITNSENGHYNWLKSPVEEQRKFG; translated from the coding sequence TTGAGAACTTATGAACTCTATTCAATTAAAGAACCGTTTTGGGCTCACTACGGGGCGAGACCAGAAATGATTGGCGGTCTTTTAAAGGAATTTAAATATAAAGAGCATGTTTACTATAAAGAAATTGAAAAACAAGTACGCTATATTACAAACCTTGTGCCGGTTTTAGAAGTGCGTGAATATTTACGAGATGGGTTTGCAGGGCTTCCTCGCTTTCGGGTATTTATGAGAGGCTCACTTCTTGTTTGTCAACAAAACGGAAGTGAAGCTGCTCTTTGCATGAATGATCACCTTATGATTTTACATGCAAACGGTCCGTATAAAATAGAGCATCTTGTGTTAAAACTGTTAGCAACGTATGATTCTCGCTATTTTATTACAAATTCTGAAAACGGACACTACAATTGGTTGAAAAGTCCTGTTGAAGAACAAAGAAAATTTGGGTAA
- a CDS encoding YneF family protein: MTMWVPILVGVLALLVGIALGFFIARKYMMSYLKKNPPINEQMLKMMMMQMGMKPSQKKINQMMKAMNSQIDK; the protein is encoded by the coding sequence ATAACTATGTGGGTACCCATTCTAGTTGGTGTTCTAGCATTACTTGTTGGAATAGCACTAGGATTTTTCATTGCTCGTAAATATATGATGAGCTACTTAAAGAAAAATCCACCAATTAATGAGCAAATGCTCAAAATGATGATGATGCAAATGGGCATGAAGCCGTCGCAAAAGAAAATTAACCAAATGATGAAAGCTATGAACAGTCAAATTGACAAGTAA
- a CDS encoding DUF4083 family protein, whose translation MGSFAIGDAIYQLLMMILLLAIVGFILKFILKMIRQQKKKQQYLARLEQKIDQLSEKVDRKM comes from the coding sequence ATGGGAAGCTTTGCTATCGGAGATGCTATTTATCAACTATTGATGATGATTCTTCTTCTAGCCATTGTAGGTTTTATCCTAAAGTTCATCTTAAAGATGATAAGGCAACAAAAAAAGAAACAGCAATATTTAGCACGGTTGGAACAGAAAATAGATCAATTGTCTGAGAAAGTTGACCGAAAAATGTAA
- a CDS encoding site-2 protease family protein yields MNTFKFPLPYFVLFIIFTFITYVTFDWGIFVVIGVLPLLAILLAVLCHELGHFLFCKANGYTFERFVIGPLVVSKQRDKIQVTENKSWVNWGQVVMTPGMSEYEKMRKRYIGYFLSGSMLNVLIFIGSFVAFFINGSFFSILLGLSNLVVAVISLTPATYHKEYSDGYSLTLLFKNDNTSRLYTNMIKARHYLESVEKVTELHNEAFSKMKKELLDQMKTLDKDNSVQIDLVCLTMLYISSYYLLQERYREGAGLLKKVFSSSFESIYKRQLLANYLFMQNMIYEYEEVYEEEVSLDDRSERISSLKIKACFHQRSGQRKLAVQTLNKALQQVTFVKSPAMTGEIETKLLQSMKGKVTDFSTSHKEEYDSVSEVHKM; encoded by the coding sequence GTGAACACGTTTAAATTTCCGCTACCTTACTTTGTTTTATTTATCATTTTCACTTTCATTACTTATGTTACGTTTGATTGGGGGATTTTTGTAGTTATTGGAGTGCTCCCACTGCTTGCTATTTTACTTGCTGTTCTTTGCCATGAGCTTGGTCATTTCTTATTTTGTAAAGCAAATGGTTATACATTTGAACGCTTTGTAATTGGTCCCCTTGTTGTATCTAAACAGAGGGATAAAATCCAAGTGACAGAGAACAAGAGCTGGGTTAACTGGGGACAAGTTGTGATGACGCCAGGGATGTCTGAATATGAAAAAATGAGAAAGAGATATATAGGTTATTTTTTGTCAGGAAGTATGCTTAATGTTCTCATTTTTATCGGGTCCTTTGTAGCTTTCTTCATAAATGGTTCTTTCTTCTCTATCCTTCTTGGCCTTTCTAATCTTGTTGTAGCTGTTATATCGCTTACACCAGCAACATATCATAAAGAGTATTCTGATGGGTATAGTCTTACTCTTTTATTTAAAAATGACAATACGAGTCGCCTCTACACGAATATGATAAAAGCTCGTCACTATTTAGAAAGTGTGGAGAAGGTAACAGAGCTTCACAATGAGGCTTTCTCTAAAATGAAAAAAGAGTTGTTAGATCAAATGAAAACGCTTGATAAGGATAATAGTGTCCAGATTGATTTAGTTTGTCTCACAATGCTTTATATAAGTTCTTACTACCTTCTACAAGAACGGTACCGAGAAGGGGCAGGACTCTTAAAGAAAGTTTTCTCCTCCTCTTTTGAAAGTATATACAAACGTCAGCTTCTGGCTAACTATCTTTTTATGCAAAACATGATTTATGAGTATGAGGAAGTCTATGAGGAAGAGGTATCACTAGACGATAGAAGTGAGCGAATTTCTTCCTTGAAAATCAAAGCATGTTTTCATCAAAGAAGCGGTCAGCGAAAGCTTGCTGTTCAAACGCTTAATAAAGCCTTACAGCAAGTTACATTTGTGAAAAGTCCAGCAATGACAGGAGAAATAGAAACAAAGCTTTTACAGAGTATGAAAGGAAAAGTAACGGATTTTTCAACTTCTCATAAGGAAGAATACGATTCCGTAAGTGAAGTGCATAAAATGTAG
- a CDS encoding aspartyl-phosphate phosphatase Spo0E family protein produces the protein MSVSKQEMLLKIEKKRSELAKIVQHTGLNSDPALQGSQELDHLLNQYTKLYEQHLHTMNYSKKMFQ, from the coding sequence ATGAGCGTGTCAAAACAGGAAATGTTACTGAAAATCGAGAAAAAACGATCAGAGCTAGCAAAAATTGTTCAACACACAGGATTAAATTCAGATCCTGCCCTTCAAGGAAGTCAGGAACTCGATCACTTACTTAATCAATATACCAAATTATATGAGCAACATCTTCACACAATGAACTACAGCAAAAAAATGTTTCAATAG
- a CDS encoding cytochrome c biogenesis CcdA family protein, protein MVSDINLFLAFGAGVLSFISPCCLPLYPAFLSYITGVSVEKLKEGERAGRKMAMFHTLFFILGFSVIFIALGFATSFVGTWFHNYQDFIRQIGAIFIVFFGLIVLGILKPTFLMKDRKLSFTKRPSGLLGSSLIGVAFAAGWTPCTGPILVSVMALAATNPGSGLLYMTAYALGFSIPFFLLSFFIGGAKWIKKYSRHFTKVGGGLMVAMGVVLYFDWMTKIIVYSTSLFGGFQGF, encoded by the coding sequence ATGGTTTCTGATATTAATCTTTTCCTTGCCTTTGGCGCAGGTGTTTTGTCGTTTATTTCTCCTTGCTGTCTACCATTATATCCAGCCTTTCTTTCTTATATAACGGGGGTTTCAGTTGAGAAATTAAAAGAGGGAGAGCGAGCCGGACGGAAAATGGCGATGTTTCATACGCTTTTCTTTATTTTAGGCTTTTCCGTTATTTTTATTGCCCTTGGGTTTGCCACATCTTTTGTTGGAACGTGGTTTCATAATTATCAAGACTTTATTAGACAAATAGGAGCAATTTTCATTGTGTTTTTTGGGCTGATTGTGCTTGGTATTTTAAAACCTACTTTCTTAATGAAAGATCGAAAACTTAGTTTTACAAAGAGGCCAAGCGGGCTTCTAGGTTCGTCTTTAATTGGTGTTGCCTTTGCAGCAGGATGGACACCGTGTACAGGGCCTATTCTTGTATCTGTTATGGCGCTTGCTGCAACAAATCCAGGTTCAGGGCTCCTTTATATGACAGCATATGCTCTTGGTTTTTCAATTCCTTTTTTTCTCCTGTCTTTCTTCATTGGAGGAGCGAAATGGATTAAAAAATATAGCCGCCACTTCACAAAGGTGGGGGGAGGCTTGATGGTAGCAATGGGGGTTGTTCTTTATTTTGACTGGATGACCAAAATAATTGTGTACTCTACAAGTCTCTTTGGAGGATTTCAAGGGTTTTAA
- a CDS encoding DUF2179 domain-containing protein — MKEIILILLLQLVYVPVLTLRTLLLVKGMSTYASVFGFLEALIYVFGLSLVFSGDQSTAAMVVYAVGFGVGILIGSYVENRLAIGFTTFIVNLDNKNEELIARLRQEGFGVTVFEGEGRDSVRYQLEILTKRNREVELFRLIEEYDARAFIISYEPRKFKGGFLLKSLKKQKVKKNAVTPEGSSPTSPHP; from the coding sequence TTGAAAGAGATTATCTTGATTTTGCTGCTGCAGCTTGTGTATGTTCCTGTTTTAACATTAAGGACGCTTCTGCTTGTTAAAGGGATGAGTACGTATGCTTCAGTTTTCGGTTTTTTGGAAGCTCTTATTTATGTTTTTGGATTATCCCTTGTTTTTAGTGGTGATCAAAGTACAGCTGCGATGGTTGTATACGCAGTAGGCTTTGGTGTTGGAATCTTAATTGGAAGCTATGTTGAAAATCGACTAGCGATTGGCTTTACAACATTTATTGTGAATTTGGACAATAAAAATGAAGAGCTTATTGCACGTCTTCGCCAAGAAGGCTTTGGTGTAACGGTCTTTGAAGGTGAAGGAAGAGACAGCGTACGCTACCAGCTTGAAATTCTAACAAAGCGAAATCGAGAAGTCGAACTTTTTCGTCTTATTGAGGAGTATGACGCGCGTGCTTTTATTATTTCTTACGAGCCGCGTAAATTTAAAGGTGGCTTCCTTTTAAAAAGCCTAAAGAAACAAAAGGTGAAAAAGAATGCTGTAACGCCAGAAGGAAGTTCTCCAACTTCGCCACATCCTTAA